From Mycobacterium lacus, one genomic window encodes:
- a CDS encoding virulence factor Mce family protein: MRTGIFGLVLVVCIVLIAFGYSGLPFWPQGKTYDAYFSDAGGITPGNAVLVSGVKVGKVSGVSLAGDTAKITFSVDRKIALGDQSLAAIRTDTILGERSVSVSPAGTGHATSIPVSRTTTPYTLNGALEDLGENANNLNKPQFEQALNVLTEALHDATPQLRGALDGVTSLSRTLNRRDEALQGLLAHAKTVTSVLSDRAAQVNKLIDDGNQLFAALSERRAALGQLIAGIDDVSAQLSGFVADNRKEFGPALSQLNLVLANLNERRDYITEALKRLPTYATTLGEVVGSGPGFNVNVFGAIPAPLVAAMFDFFYQPGKLPDSLADYLRGMIQERWIIRPKSP, encoded by the coding sequence TTGCGCACCGGCATCTTCGGCTTGGTGCTGGTGGTCTGCATCGTGCTGATCGCGTTCGGCTACAGCGGGCTGCCCTTCTGGCCGCAGGGCAAGACCTACGACGCCTACTTCAGCGATGCCGGTGGCATCACCCCCGGTAACGCGGTCCTGGTCTCGGGCGTCAAGGTGGGCAAGGTGTCCGGCGTGAGCCTGGCCGGTGACACCGCCAAGATCACCTTCAGCGTCGACCGCAAGATCGCCCTCGGCGACCAGTCGCTGGCCGCGATACGGACCGACACCATCCTCGGCGAGCGCTCCGTCTCGGTGAGCCCGGCCGGCACCGGACATGCGACCTCCATCCCGGTGAGCCGGACCACGACGCCCTACACGCTCAACGGTGCGCTCGAGGATCTCGGTGAGAACGCGAACAACCTGAACAAGCCGCAGTTCGAGCAGGCCCTGAACGTCCTCACCGAGGCGTTGCACGACGCCACCCCGCAGCTGCGGGGAGCGCTGGACGGCGTGACGTCGCTGTCGCGAACGCTGAACCGCCGTGACGAGGCCCTGCAGGGCCTGCTGGCGCACGCCAAGACGGTGACGTCCGTGTTGTCCGACCGTGCCGCACAGGTCAACAAGCTGATCGATGACGGCAACCAGCTGTTCGCCGCGCTCAGTGAACGGCGTGCGGCGCTCGGTCAGCTGATCGCGGGGATAGACGACGTCTCGGCGCAGCTGTCCGGATTCGTCGCCGACAACCGCAAGGAGTTCGGCCCGGCCCTCTCCCAGCTCAACCTGGTGCTGGCCAACCTCAACGAGCGCCGCGACTACATCACCGAGGCCCTCAAACGGCTGCCCACCTACGCGACCACGCTGGGCGAGGTGGTGGGCTCCGGACCCGGATTCAATGTCAACGTCTTCGGCGCGATCCCGGCGCCGTTGGTAGCGGCGATGTTCGACTTCTTCTACCAGCCGGGCAAGCTCCCGGACAGCCTCGCCGACTACCTGCGCGGGATGATTCAGGAACGCTGGATTATCAGGCCGAAGTCACCGTGA
- a CDS encoding virulence factor Mce family protein, protein MAGSGVPSHRSMVIKVSVFAVAMLIVAAALIVVFGDFRFGPSGTYHATFTNASRLTAGQKVRIAGVPVGKVQGVRLNPDNTVDVKFGIDKRYTLYSSTRAVIRYENLVGDRFLEITSGPGELRKLPPGGTINVQHTQPALDLDALLGGLKPVLKGLEADKINTISSAVIELLQGQGGALNNVLADTGAFSSALGRRDQLIGDVINNLNTVLGTIDQRSAQFSASVDQLQQLITGLAKNKDAIAGAIGPLSSTTTDLTELLRNSRRPLRGILENARPLATELDDRKAEINNDVEQLGEDYLRLSALGAYGSFFNIYFCSVTIKINGPAGSDILLPLGGQVDPSKGRCAFAK, encoded by the coding sequence ATGGCGGGCTCGGGCGTGCCGTCGCACCGGTCGATGGTGATCAAGGTCAGCGTCTTCGCGGTGGCCATGCTGATAGTGGCCGCGGCCCTGATCGTGGTGTTCGGTGACTTCCGGTTTGGTCCGTCAGGCACTTACCACGCCACCTTCACCAACGCGTCGCGGTTGACGGCCGGCCAGAAGGTGCGCATCGCCGGGGTGCCCGTCGGCAAGGTGCAGGGTGTCAGGCTCAACCCGGACAACACCGTCGACGTGAAATTCGGAATCGACAAGCGCTACACGCTGTACTCGTCGACGCGCGCGGTGATCCGGTATGAAAACCTGGTCGGCGACCGATTCCTGGAGATCACGTCGGGCCCCGGGGAACTCCGCAAGCTGCCGCCGGGCGGGACCATCAACGTCCAACACACCCAGCCCGCGCTGGATCTCGATGCGTTGCTGGGCGGGCTCAAACCGGTGCTCAAGGGCCTGGAGGCGGACAAGATCAACACGATCAGCAGCGCCGTCATCGAGTTGCTGCAGGGCCAGGGCGGCGCGTTGAACAACGTGCTGGCCGACACCGGTGCGTTCTCGTCGGCGCTGGGCAGGCGCGATCAGCTCATCGGCGACGTGATCAACAACCTCAACACGGTGCTGGGGACCATCGACCAACGCAGCGCGCAGTTTTCGGCGAGCGTCGACCAGTTGCAGCAGCTGATCACCGGGCTCGCCAAGAACAAGGACGCGATCGCCGGCGCCATCGGTCCGCTGTCGTCGACGACGACGGATCTGACGGAGCTGCTGCGCAATTCGCGCCGGCCGCTGCGGGGCATCTTGGAAAACGCCCGGCCGCTGGCCACCGAGCTGGACGACCGCAAGGCCGAGATCAACAACGACGTCGAGCAACTGGGCGAGGATTACCTGCGCCTGTCCGCACTCGGTGCCTACGGGTCGTTCTTCAACATCTACTTCTGCTCGGTGACGATCAAGATCAACGGGCCGGCCGGGAGCGACATCCTGCTACCGCTGGGCGGCCAGGTGGACCCCAGCAAGGGGAGGTGCGCCTTTGCCAAGTAG